In Paenibacillus guangzhouensis, a single window of DNA contains:
- a CDS encoding ABC transporter permease, whose product MKQKTNPFLSIHAYLVMAFIYLPVLMILIFSFNNSRINSTWEGFTFKWYGSLFQNRNVMDALMNSLTIAFTSTVIATVLGTVAALALRNAVRKSKTVLGMLYLPIVVPDIIMGLSLLLLFSQFNFPLGKWTIIIAHVTFSISYVYVIVASRISGMGKQLEEAAQDLGASPWQTFRYITLPAIWPGVLAGAIMAFTLSIDDFMISFFVAGPNSTTLPIYIYGLVKRGISPEINALCTIMIIVSVGLILIAQWLQNKGNRGKKASTLPF is encoded by the coding sequence ATGAAGCAGAAGACAAATCCATTCCTATCGATCCACGCTTATCTGGTGATGGCGTTCATCTATTTGCCCGTGCTCATGATTCTGATCTTCTCCTTCAACAACTCGCGAATTAACAGTACATGGGAAGGCTTTACGTTCAAATGGTATGGTTCGTTATTTCAAAATCGAAACGTTATGGATGCGTTAATGAACAGCTTGACGATTGCTTTCACATCGACGGTGATTGCGACGGTACTTGGTACGGTAGCGGCTCTTGCGCTTCGCAATGCGGTACGTAAGAGCAAGACGGTACTCGGGATGCTCTATTTACCGATTGTTGTACCGGATATTATTATGGGTCTATCGCTGCTCTTGCTCTTCAGCCAATTCAACTTCCCGCTTGGGAAATGGACGATTATTATTGCGCATGTGACATTCAGCATTTCGTATGTGTATGTGATTGTTGCATCGAGAATTTCAGGAATGGGCAAACAATTAGAAGAGGCTGCGCAAGATTTGGGCGCTTCACCATGGCAGACATTTCGTTACATTACATTGCCTGCGATCTGGCCAGGCGTACTTGCGGGTGCGATTATGGCGTTTACGTTGTCGATTGATGATTTTATGATCAGCTTCTTCGTAGCAGGCCCGAACTCGACGACATTGCCGATCTATATTTATGGGCTCGTCAAACGCGGAATTTCCCCGGAAATTAACGCATTATGTACCATTATGATTATTGTTAGCGTTGGATTAATTCTAATTGCGCAATGGTTGCAAAATAAAGGGAATCGTGGCAAAAAGGCTTCGACGCTTCCTTTTTAA
- the gap gene encoding type I glyceraldehyde-3-phosphate dehydrogenase, which yields MVKVGINGFGRIGRLAFRRIQAVEGIEVVAINDLTDAKMLAHLLKYDTTQGQFQGDVEVHDGFFKVNGKDVKVLANRNPEELPWGELGVDIVLECTGFFTTKEAAEKHIKAGAKKVVISAPATGDMKTVVFNVNHEILDGTETVISGASCTTNCLAPMAKVLQDKFGIVEGLMTTIHAYTGDQNTLDAPHAKGDFRRARAAAENIIPNTTGAAKAIGLVIPELQGKLDGAAQRVPVATGSLTELVTVLDKKVTADEINAAMKAAADPQTYGYTEDEIVSSDIKGMTFGSLFDATQTKVLTVGDKQLVKTVAWYDNEMSYTAQLIRTLEYFAKLATK from the coding sequence ATGGTTAAAGTTGGTATTAATGGTTTTGGACGTATTGGACGCCTTGCTTTCCGCCGTATTCAAGCAGTAGAAGGTATCGAGGTAGTAGCAATCAATGACTTAACAGACGCTAAAATGTTAGCTCATTTGCTGAAATATGATACAACTCAAGGTCAATTCCAAGGAGACGTTGAAGTACATGACGGATTCTTCAAAGTAAACGGCAAAGACGTTAAAGTTCTTGCAAACCGTAACCCAGAAGAATTGCCATGGGGCGAGCTTGGCGTAGACATCGTTCTTGAATGTACTGGATTCTTCACAACAAAAGAAGCTGCTGAGAAACACATCAAAGCAGGCGCGAAAAAAGTTGTTATCTCCGCTCCAGCGACTGGCGACATGAAAACTGTCGTATTCAACGTTAACCATGAAATCCTTGATGGTACTGAGACAGTTATCTCTGGCGCATCTTGCACAACAAACTGCCTAGCTCCAATGGCAAAAGTATTGCAAGACAAATTCGGTATCGTTGAAGGTCTTATGACAACAATCCACGCTTACACAGGCGACCAAAATACACTTGATGCTCCGCATGCAAAAGGCGACTTCCGTCGTGCTCGTGCAGCTGCTGAGAACATCATCCCTAACACAACAGGCGCAGCAAAAGCAATCGGTCTTGTAATCCCTGAACTTCAAGGCAAACTTGACGGTGCAGCACAACGTGTTCCAGTTGCAACTGGTTCCTTGACTGAGCTTGTAACTGTACTTGACAAAAAAGTAACAGCTGACGAGATCAACGCTGCAATGAAAGCTGCTGCAGACCCACAAACTTATGGCTACACTGAAGACGAAATCGTATCTTCCGATATCAAAGGTATGACTTTCGGTTCCTTGTTCGACGCAACACAAACAAAAGTATTGACAGTTGGCGACAAGCAATTGGTTAAAACAGTAGCTTGGTACGACAATGAAATGTCCTACACTGCACAATTGATCCGTACGTTGGAATATTTCGCTAAACTAGCTACGAAGTAA
- a CDS encoding sugar-binding transcriptional regulator, translated as MRKILEIEKQLLPDLMEILKKRYEILHQIKLSELVGRRTLATSLEMTERVLRAETDLLKTQGLIEIESAGMRLSSAGEKLLEDLESIVKELFGLTNMEERIRKSFGLQQVLIVPGDSDRSPLTKRDLGLAACKVLRKVMGKDDVVALTGGSTLAQMAEQMTSTTPMKSNWFVPARGGLGESLDYQANTIASKMAQRVGAQYRLLHVPDLLSEEAYQSLMQEPNILEIVEFIRKSRIVVHGIGDAFVMAKRRRVDQQTVDALRQEGALAEAYGYYFDRQGNVVHKMVSLGLRLEEIQEMEVVIAIAGGASKGEAIHSVLKFGQENVLIIDEGAALEIIRLMDEEEQEAG; from the coding sequence ATGCGGAAAATATTAGAGATAGAAAAGCAACTTCTGCCTGATCTCATGGAAATACTAAAAAAGAGATATGAAATCCTTCATCAAATCAAGCTGTCTGAGTTAGTCGGGCGCAGAACGCTGGCGACTTCCTTGGAGATGACCGAGCGGGTACTGCGTGCAGAGACAGACTTACTAAAGACACAAGGACTCATTGAAATTGAGAGCGCAGGGATGCGCCTAAGTTCAGCCGGAGAGAAGCTGCTAGAGGACTTAGAATCCATTGTGAAAGAACTGTTCGGTCTAACGAATATGGAGGAGCGAATTCGCAAGTCTTTCGGACTTCAGCAAGTGCTGATTGTCCCGGGCGATTCGGATCGTTCGCCGCTTACGAAGCGAGATCTTGGTCTTGCAGCATGTAAAGTGCTTCGTAAAGTGATGGGCAAAGATGATGTTGTTGCTCTCACTGGCGGTTCCACACTGGCTCAGATGGCAGAACAGATGACGTCAACGACGCCGATGAAATCCAATTGGTTCGTGCCGGCTCGTGGCGGGTTAGGTGAGAGTCTTGATTATCAAGCGAACACCATCGCATCGAAAATGGCACAACGCGTAGGCGCGCAATACCGTCTACTGCATGTCCCAGATCTACTCAGCGAAGAAGCTTACCAGTCCTTGATGCAAGAGCCGAATATTCTAGAGATTGTGGAATTCATTCGCAAATCTCGCATTGTCGTACATGGGATTGGAGATGCCTTTGTGATGGCCAAACGAAGACGCGTTGATCAACAGACGGTGGATGCGTTGAGGCAGGAGGGTGCTCTAGCGGAAGCGTACGGGTACTATTTTGATCGGCAAGGAAACGTGGTTCACAAGATGGTGTCCTTGGGTCTTCGACTCGAAGAGATTCAAGAAATGGAAGTCGTGATTGCGATTGCCGGCGGTGCCAGCAAGGGTGAAGCCATTCATTCCGTCCTGAAGTTCGGGCAAGAGAATGTGCTTATTATCGACGAAGGTGCAGCACTTGAAATCATTCGATTAATGGATGAAGAAGAACAAGAAGCAGGTTAA
- a CDS encoding ABC transporter permease, producing the protein MKNTKWLISPIVLWLSLFLILPMAIVVVISFLGRDEFGNLVIQFSLDNYARFFDSLYMGIYWDTISLSVLTTLICVLISYPLAYYIANAGPTRQKIWLLFITVPFWINFLIRTYAWVLLLRSQGVVNSFLMDIGVIDEPLKMLYTKGAVLLGMVYTFIPYMVLPIYVSLEQMDRKLLEAASDLGASRWRAFLHITLPQTKSGMMTGSVLVFVSTAGMYVVTDILGGSKSTMLSNIIQTQFLGARDWPFGAALSVIFAITSLVLIYLFNMALRSRHERSKEGRA; encoded by the coding sequence ATGAAAAATACGAAATGGTTGATCTCCCCGATAGTCCTTTGGCTAAGTTTGTTTTTGATTTTGCCGATGGCGATTGTGGTCGTCATTTCTTTTCTCGGACGCGATGAATTTGGGAATTTAGTGATTCAATTCAGCTTGGATAATTATGCAAGGTTTTTCGACTCCCTGTATATGGGTATCTACTGGGATACCATCTCGTTATCAGTTCTTACGACATTGATTTGCGTCTTGATTAGCTATCCGCTTGCATACTACATTGCAAATGCAGGACCGACAAGGCAAAAAATATGGCTGTTGTTCATTACAGTGCCATTCTGGATAAATTTTCTGATTCGGACCTATGCATGGGTCCTATTGCTGCGTTCTCAGGGTGTTGTCAATTCTTTCTTAATGGATATCGGTGTTATTGATGAACCTTTGAAGATGCTCTATACAAAAGGCGCCGTGCTGCTCGGGATGGTCTATACGTTCATTCCGTACATGGTGCTGCCGATCTATGTATCGCTTGAGCAAATGGATCGCAAGCTGCTGGAGGCGGCTAGTGATCTTGGTGCTTCGAGGTGGCGAGCCTTCTTGCATATTACATTACCACAGACCAAATCCGGCATGATGACCGGTTCGGTGCTTGTATTCGTGTCTACTGCGGGGATGTATGTGGTTACAGATATCCTCGGCGGTTCCAAATCGACGATGTTAAGCAATATTATTCAGACCCAGTTCCTCGGGGCGAGGGATTGGCCGTTCGGTGCAGCATTATCGGTTATTTTCGCGATCACATCCTTGGTGCTGATCTATTTATTCAATATGGCACTCCGCTCACGCCATGAACGATCGAAGGAGGGACGAGCATGA
- a CDS encoding PdaC/SigV domain-containing protein, with protein sequence MKNVLRTITLVALCLVFLNQTSHASAAASVQSVVTPNIQITLDGAPLLSKGIVHDGSTYIPLNILTKDLKLDGAYDAKKKVMHVKAKGKDVVIQVGQYAVNSVVNGHELWDAYGRVLVNGNNYVALSLLTDNFGYQSVWDSKTKSVHLVKIQENDMIWSSKKIDENTKDAIINVQYPQVSGLKNAEVQEKINTLFAAEAKKYVDTAKENSKGAYEELGFKYEYTSNYDIKYNSNQVISLLFSSNEYTGGAHGMPEQWSYTINIDTGTVYTLDDLFKLVPDYKQVINEKIKKDIAPMLMYDAKFQSINEDTAFYVKDEGVVIYFGVYEYTPYAAGFPEFYIPFRSISSTLDGKLPF encoded by the coding sequence ATGAAAAACGTATTGCGAACGATTACGCTTGTTGCTCTGTGCCTCGTATTTCTAAATCAAACATCCCATGCATCGGCTGCTGCGTCGGTGCAATCCGTGGTAACGCCAAACATTCAGATAACGTTGGATGGAGCACCGCTGCTTAGCAAAGGAATTGTACATGATGGAAGTACATATATTCCGCTCAACATCCTTACGAAGGATCTGAAACTGGATGGGGCTTATGATGCGAAGAAGAAAGTCATGCATGTCAAAGCGAAGGGTAAAGACGTCGTTATTCAAGTGGGACAATACGCCGTTAATTCGGTCGTAAACGGCCACGAACTATGGGATGCGTATGGTCGAGTTCTTGTGAATGGCAACAACTATGTGGCGCTAAGTCTTCTGACAGATAATTTCGGCTACCAATCCGTGTGGGATTCGAAGACGAAATCTGTTCATTTGGTGAAAATTCAAGAGAACGACATGATCTGGTCCTCGAAGAAAATTGATGAGAACACGAAGGACGCCATCATCAATGTGCAATATCCGCAAGTCAGCGGACTCAAAAATGCCGAAGTGCAGGAAAAGATCAACACATTATTTGCTGCGGAAGCCAAGAAATATGTTGATACAGCCAAAGAGAACTCAAAAGGCGCCTATGAGGAGCTTGGATTCAAATATGAATATACGTCGAATTACGACATCAAGTATAATTCGAATCAAGTGATCAGCCTCTTGTTCTCGAGTAATGAATACACAGGCGGAGCACATGGTATGCCAGAGCAGTGGTCTTATACCATCAATATCGATACAGGCACAGTCTACACACTGGACGATCTGTTCAAGCTTGTACCGGATTATAAGCAAGTCATTAATGAGAAGATCAAAAAAGACATTGCACCGATGCTGATGTACGATGCGAAATTCCAGAGCATTAACGAGGATACGGCATTCTATGTGAAAGACGAGGGCGTTGTCATTTATTTCGGGGTGTATGAATATACGCCTTACGCTGCGGGATTCCCAGAATTCTACATTCCATTCCGTTCGATATCGTCGACTCTGGATGGTAAGCTGCCTTTCTAG
- the clpP gene encoding ATP-dependent Clp endopeptidase proteolytic subunit ClpP gives MSYIPMVVEQTNRGERSYDIYSRLLKDRIIFLGTPVNDVVANSIIAQMLFLAAEDPDKDISLYINSPGGSITAGMAIYDTMQFIKPDVSTICVGMAASMGAFLLTAGAKGKRFALPNSEVMIHQPLGGAEGQASDIEIRAKRIIKMRDNLNKILSDRSGQPLERIEKDTDRDYFMSAFEAAEYGLVDKVLEKL, from the coding sequence GTGAGTTACATTCCTATGGTCGTGGAACAGACGAACCGCGGCGAACGTTCATATGACATTTATTCAAGGCTGTTGAAGGATCGTATCATTTTCTTGGGCACACCCGTCAATGACGTGGTAGCGAATTCGATCATCGCACAAATGCTATTCCTTGCAGCAGAAGATCCAGATAAGGACATCTCGCTGTATATCAATAGCCCGGGCGGATCGATTACGGCAGGTATGGCGATTTACGATACAATGCAATTCATTAAACCCGATGTATCGACGATTTGCGTCGGTATGGCGGCTTCGATGGGCGCTTTCTTGCTGACAGCTGGAGCGAAGGGCAAGCGCTTTGCGCTTCCGAACAGTGAAGTGATGATTCACCAACCGTTAGGCGGAGCTGAAGGGCAAGCGAGTGATATTGAGATTCGCGCGAAACGTATTATCAAAATGCGCGACAATCTGAACAAGATTCTCTCGGATCGCAGCGGTCAGCCGCTCGAGCGTATCGAGAAGGACACAGACCGCGACTACTTCATGAGTGCATTTGAAGCAGCGGAGTACGGATTGGTCGATAAAGTGCTCGAGAAGCTATAA
- a CDS encoding ABC transporter substrate-binding protein, giving the protein MKKMKWFASTVLAGAMIATLVVTAGCSQKETLNLYSWADNFDPDVIKEFEQKYDVTVNYAVFANNEDLLAKLKAGGSKYDVIQPSDYMVATMIQQDLLEPLNKDNIPNWNNISSHFKNLPYDKDNKYSIVYTSGVTGIAYNKKYVKGEITSWSDLWKPEFKDKVLLLDDMREVIGMGLKKNGFSNSSTNENEIKKSVDDIKQLLPSVLAFDTDNIKQKLIAEEGWIGTVWSGDAAYIAAQNPDIAYVIPKEGSTIFSDNYAIPKGAQHKDLAEKFINFMLDPEVSAKNYESIGYSDPNEKAKPFHSPEYQANKMINLSDEEFARTEWLMDVSKTLQTYDRYWTEIKSGRE; this is encoded by the coding sequence TTGAAAAAAATGAAATGGTTCGCGAGCACGGTTCTCGCTGGCGCAATGATTGCGACGCTTGTCGTGACAGCGGGGTGTTCTCAGAAGGAGACACTCAACTTATATAGCTGGGCTGATAATTTCGATCCGGATGTCATTAAGGAATTCGAGCAGAAATACGACGTAACCGTCAATTATGCCGTCTTCGCGAATAATGAGGATTTGCTCGCGAAATTGAAGGCCGGCGGATCGAAGTATGATGTGATTCAGCCTTCGGATTATATGGTTGCGACGATGATTCAGCAGGATTTGCTCGAGCCGCTCAATAAAGACAATATTCCGAATTGGAACAATATTTCGAGCCATTTCAAGAATCTTCCGTACGACAAAGATAATAAATATTCCATCGTCTATACATCAGGTGTTACAGGGATCGCATACAACAAAAAGTATGTGAAGGGCGAGATTACAAGCTGGTCCGACCTTTGGAAGCCAGAATTTAAAGATAAAGTATTACTGCTCGATGATATGCGCGAAGTGATTGGCATGGGTCTCAAGAAGAACGGATTCTCGAACAGTTCGACTAATGAGAATGAGATCAAGAAGTCTGTAGATGATATTAAACAACTGCTTCCAAGCGTCTTGGCGTTTGATACGGACAATATTAAGCAGAAGCTAATCGCGGAAGAAGGTTGGATCGGCACGGTATGGTCCGGCGATGCAGCGTATATTGCTGCTCAGAACCCGGATATCGCTTATGTGATTCCGAAGGAAGGCAGCACGATCTTCTCTGACAACTATGCGATTCCAAAAGGTGCGCAGCACAAGGATTTAGCAGAGAAATTCATTAACTTCATGCTCGATCCTGAAGTGAGTGCGAAGAACTATGAATCCATTGGATACAGTGATCCGAATGAAAAAGCGAAACCGTTCCATAGCCCAGAATACCAAGCGAACAAGATGATCAACCTAAGTGACGAAGAATTTGCACGTACGGAATGGTTAATGGATGTAAGCAAAACATTACAAACGTATGACCGCTATTGGACTGAAATCAAGAGCGGACGCGAATAA
- a CDS encoding ABC transporter ATP-binding protein, whose translation MPMIQLTNIEKHFAGQTVVHPLSLTIGEGEFLTLLGPSGCGKTTILRMIAGFEQPTVGEIFLDGKDVTELPPNKRDLNLVFQHYALFPHMTVEQNIQFGLKMKKIDAAEQKERIAEAIRLTQLTPLAKRYPHQLSGGQQQRVAIARAIANKPRVLLLDEPLGALDLQLRKNLQAELKQLQRSLGITFVYVTHDQEEAMMMSDRIVIMNNGKIEQIGSPKEIYNRPKTLFAATFIGENNVFHEADRMFAIRPEKLKAVQDLEQTSKRKGIIQDIVYLGNVHKLIVHLDDEQTTVSICLDFTDEDEWQIGQHIGVDWLDADEVNIGL comes from the coding sequence ATGCCGATGATACAACTCACGAATATAGAAAAACACTTCGCCGGACAGACCGTCGTACACCCTCTATCCCTCACCATTGGCGAGGGCGAATTTTTGACACTGCTCGGGCCGAGCGGATGCGGAAAGACGACGATTTTACGGATGATCGCAGGGTTCGAGCAACCCACAGTAGGTGAAATTTTTCTCGATGGCAAGGATGTAACAGAGCTGCCGCCCAATAAGCGGGATTTGAACCTCGTGTTTCAGCACTATGCCTTGTTCCCGCATATGACGGTTGAGCAGAACATTCAATTTGGTCTCAAAATGAAGAAGATTGATGCTGCCGAACAGAAGGAACGGATTGCTGAAGCGATTCGATTAACACAGTTGACTCCCCTTGCGAAGCGTTATCCGCATCAATTGTCCGGTGGTCAACAACAGCGGGTTGCGATTGCGCGCGCGATTGCGAACAAACCTCGTGTTCTTTTGCTGGACGAGCCGCTTGGCGCACTGGACTTACAATTACGTAAGAACTTACAAGCTGAGCTGAAGCAATTGCAGCGCAGCCTTGGGATTACGTTCGTCTATGTAACGCATGATCAAGAAGAAGCGATGATGATGAGTGACCGCATCGTCATTATGAATAACGGTAAGATTGAGCAGATCGGCTCACCGAAGGAAATCTATAACCGCCCGAAGACGTTATTCGCTGCGACCTTTATTGGAGAGAACAATGTCTTCCATGAAGCAGATCGGATGTTCGCGATTCGTCCTGAGAAGTTAAAGGCAGTTCAGGATTTGGAGCAGACATCCAAACGTAAAGGCATTATTCAAGATATTGTATACTTAGGCAATGTACACAAATTGATCGTTCATCTGGATGATGAACAGACGACCGTATCGATCTGTCTTGATTTCACGGACGAAGATGAATGGCAAATTGGCCAGCATATCGGCGTGGATTGGCTTGATGCGGATGAGGTGAATATCGGGTTATGA